A stretch of Spirosoma oryzicola DNA encodes these proteins:
- the pyrR gene encoding bifunctional pyr operon transcriptional regulator/uracil phosphoribosyltransferase PyrR: MNQQRLILSSPLLEIVISRLAQQLIENHQNFADTVILGLQPRGIYFAERVGRELNRALGYDVPLGYLDATFYRDDFRRRDSPLRPNTTHVPFIIEDKRVILVDDVLATGRMVRAALDAMTAFGRPRKVELLVLIDRRYNRDLPVKPDYTGKRVNTLESQRVLVEWTEQGADADRIWLVG, translated from the coding sequence ATGAACCAACAACGCCTAATCCTTTCCAGTCCGCTGCTCGAAATTGTGATCAGCCGTCTGGCGCAGCAGCTTATTGAAAACCACCAGAATTTTGCGGATACGGTGATTCTGGGATTGCAGCCGCGCGGTATTTACTTTGCTGAGCGCGTCGGACGCGAACTAAATCGGGCGCTTGGCTACGACGTACCTCTTGGCTACCTCGATGCGACATTCTACCGGGACGATTTTCGGCGTCGCGATTCTCCACTACGCCCCAACACAACTCATGTCCCATTTATCATCGAGGATAAGCGCGTAATTCTGGTAGACGATGTGCTGGCAACCGGTCGAATGGTACGGGCAGCCCTCGACGCCATGACCGCCTTTGGACGGCCTCGTAAAGTCGAATTACTAGTGTTGATCGACCGTCGGTATAACCGCGATTTGCCCGTGAAGCCCGATTATACCGGAAAACGCGTCAATACACTTGAATCCCAACGGGTACTCGTTGAGTGGACTGAGCAGGGAGCCGACGCCGATCGAATTTGGTTGGTTGGATAG
- a CDS encoding outer membrane beta-barrel protein — protein MKTLKHFLTTAFVAASVATFAQTTTVTVTTDSTTNRYRAVQRVTSDFSIYVGFNNFGGSLPAGYDFRPIGSRFIALAWQKRIPLITNGSTKLRLVTGPEIAWNNFMFEGRNTLTEQNNQLIVEAANVDLRKSKLVTTQLNLPVLLNLRFRSGFTVGAGAYVGMRLDSYTKVKPEGQSAVRTHGSFNLNPVRWGLTSEIGYRGSAKLFFRYEPNSPFRTGEGPDASVWAVGLKL, from the coding sequence ATGAAAACGCTAAAACACTTCCTGACTACCGCCTTTGTTGCTGCATCAGTTGCTACGTTTGCTCAGACAACAACCGTCACGGTCACTACCGATTCGACGACTAATCGGTACCGCGCTGTTCAGCGAGTCACCTCCGATTTCAGCATATACGTCGGCTTTAATAATTTTGGTGGGTCACTACCCGCGGGTTACGACTTTCGGCCAATTGGTTCGCGGTTCATAGCGCTGGCTTGGCAAAAACGCATTCCCCTCATCACCAACGGCTCAACCAAACTGCGTCTGGTAACGGGTCCTGAAATTGCCTGGAACAACTTTATGTTTGAAGGCCGTAATACGTTGACGGAGCAAAATAACCAACTCATTGTCGAAGCGGCTAATGTAGACCTGCGTAAATCAAAGCTTGTCACAACGCAACTGAATTTACCGGTACTGCTCAATCTGCGATTTCGATCAGGATTCACCGTCGGCGCAGGGGCTTACGTAGGTATGCGTCTGGACAGCTACACGAAGGTCAAGCCAGAAGGTCAGTCCGCAGTTCGGACGCACGGGTCTTTCAATCTGAATCCAGTTCGTTGGGGACTAACCAGCGAAATTGGCTACCGGGGAAGTGCCAAACTATTTTTCCGCTATGAGCCGAACAGTCCTTTTCGGACGGGCGAAGGACCAGACGCGAGTGTCTGGGCGGTTGGGCTAAAACTGTAA
- a CDS encoding sensor histidine kinase: protein MTYDTWVLLFLGMLTAMLLYNIAQWLWHRERVYGLYTLYMLVWLSYFLLRNSPNLVNFPNNVWYLLRTIGPMVAYWVYFEFTIAFLEVKKRQPKLIPLFRYAQATLLVYFGIELVFCLATDLWQKPIHELVHTIVRVALAIFSIYIVIQVYKRRNAVARLFITGSLLLVIGGVMAMLFSLTWTSFQTSDAIPFWQAPLTYMHIGIFLELLCFSMGLAYRHRRESIRRALVDKELAREREQRLREQVEAQLAVQQLKHKMTEVQMRALQSQISPHFLFNSLNTLSSLIADEPERAEQFVDQMSSVYRYLLQANDRELTTLTTELTFIHSYYHLLKTRYGQGIVLDDDIADSFRSYLIPPLTLQLLVENAVKHNVVSANRPLRIRLSTSETGALCIWNNLQRKLNNHTTSTQKGLLNIIEKYKLLHQPPIQINETTDSFEVILQLIEPA, encoded by the coding sequence ATGACTTACGACACCTGGGTCTTGTTGTTTCTCGGGATGCTAACGGCTATGTTGCTGTACAATATTGCACAGTGGCTATGGCATCGCGAGCGCGTTTACGGCCTTTACACGCTGTACATGCTTGTCTGGCTGAGCTATTTTCTGCTTCGTAATTCGCCCAACTTAGTCAACTTTCCCAACAACGTCTGGTATTTGCTGCGTACCATCGGCCCAATGGTCGCCTACTGGGTTTACTTCGAGTTTACAATCGCTTTTCTGGAAGTAAAAAAACGGCAGCCCAAGCTCATTCCGCTATTTCGTTACGCTCAGGCAACCTTACTGGTTTATTTCGGAATAGAACTGGTGTTTTGTCTGGCAACGGATTTGTGGCAAAAGCCTATTCATGAACTGGTTCATACGATTGTTCGGGTAGCGCTGGCCATTTTCTCGATCTACATTGTCATTCAGGTTTACAAGCGCCGGAATGCCGTCGCCCGGTTGTTTATTACGGGCTCGCTGCTACTGGTCATTGGTGGTGTCATGGCTATGCTGTTCAGTCTGACATGGACTAGTTTTCAAACCTCGGATGCGATTCCGTTCTGGCAGGCACCGCTCACGTACATGCACATCGGCATTTTTCTTGAACTGTTGTGTTTCTCAATGGGTCTGGCGTATCGCCACCGGCGCGAGTCGATTCGGAGAGCCTTGGTAGACAAAGAATTAGCGCGTGAGCGGGAGCAGCGATTACGGGAACAGGTTGAAGCGCAATTAGCCGTACAGCAGTTGAAACATAAAATGACGGAAGTACAAATGCGGGCTTTACAGAGTCAGATCAGCCCGCATTTTCTGTTTAATAGCCTGAATACGCTGTCGTCGCTTATTGCTGACGAACCGGAACGGGCTGAACAGTTTGTTGATCAGATGTCGAGCGTGTACCGGTATCTGCTCCAGGCAAACGACCGCGAACTAACGACACTGACGACAGAATTGACTTTTATTCACTCGTATTACCACCTGCTCAAAACCCGTTACGGTCAGGGTATCGTGCTGGACGACGATATTGCCGATAGTTTCCGGTCGTACCTCATTCCTCCGTTAACGCTTCAGTTACTGGTTGAAAACGCAGTTAAGCACAACGTCGTTTCGGCGAACCGCCCGCTGCGAATTCGTTTATCAACCAGCGAAACGGGGGCGCTCTGCATCTGGAACAACCTTCAGCGGAAACTCAATAACCACACGACATCTACTCAGAAAGGGTTGCTGAACATCATTGAGAAATACAAACTGCTTCATCAGCCTCCTATTCAAATCAACGAAACCACTGATTCGTTTGAAGTGATCCTCCAATTGATTGAACCCGCCTGA
- a CDS encoding sensor histidine kinase gives MMRLGWNTTSPGRSDKIPSMTYEAWSPLFLGMVVAMLLTTTVQWFMYRERIYGLYALYTLTWAVYFIINHFGLPINIGNFYKLLLSYSSYILYLELAKVFLELKSHPKFLRWVTYVQWALVAYCLIKTYIYLFTDFWQTRLHDLLLHPVRFALLAVGAYIVFTFYRSKDMVVRFFIAGTASLMINHAITVLLLIRSTTFSLQLPLWQHPDLFIQMGVVLDLIFFSLGISYRHRREAVRQVVVEKDLENEREHHYRKQLEADLILKQLQHEKTEVQMRALQSQISPHFLFNSLNTLSSLIDESPPQASEFVDELSSVYRYLLRSNENELTTLNLELGFIHSYFHLLRTRFGSGVSLEIAVDQAYNRAWIPPLTLQLLVENAVKHNVILAEEPLVIRIRTNDQRQLIVENTLQRKPLRVDSNGVGLSNITVKYQLLNQPEPTIEEEDGWFRVTLPLLVPQNMLVRQQT, from the coding sequence ATGATGCGGTTGGGGTGGAACACCACTTCGCCGGGTCGAAGCGACAAGATACCGTCAATGACTTACGAAGCCTGGTCACCCCTTTTTTTGGGCATGGTTGTCGCCATGTTATTGACCACCACCGTACAATGGTTCATGTATCGGGAACGCATTTACGGTCTTTATGCGCTCTACACACTGACCTGGGCCGTTTATTTTATCATCAACCACTTTGGCCTACCAATAAACATTGGTAATTTTTACAAGCTTCTCCTGTCGTATTCCTCGTACATCTTGTATCTGGAACTGGCCAAGGTTTTTCTTGAACTAAAGAGTCACCCTAAATTTCTGCGATGGGTAACGTACGTGCAGTGGGCACTGGTAGCTTATTGCCTGATCAAGACGTACATCTATCTGTTTACTGACTTCTGGCAGACAAGGCTTCACGATCTGCTGCTTCATCCGGTACGGTTTGCGCTACTGGCGGTAGGAGCATATATCGTTTTTACGTTTTATCGATCAAAAGACATGGTCGTCCGGTTCTTCATCGCTGGTACGGCTTCGTTGATGATCAACCATGCTATCACGGTACTGCTACTGATTCGCTCAACGACCTTTAGTCTGCAATTACCGCTCTGGCAACACCCCGACCTGTTCATTCAGATGGGCGTCGTGCTTGATCTGATTTTCTTTTCGTTGGGTATTTCGTACCGGCATCGGCGGGAGGCTGTTCGGCAAGTAGTTGTTGAGAAAGATTTGGAAAATGAGCGCGAACATCACTACCGCAAGCAGCTTGAAGCCGACTTGATCCTGAAACAGCTTCAGCACGAAAAGACCGAAGTGCAAATGCGGGCTTTACAGAGTCAGATCAGCCCCCACTTTTTGTTCAACAGTCTGAATACGCTCTCGTCGCTTATTGATGAAAGCCCTCCACAGGCTAGTGAGTTTGTGGATGAGTTGTCGAGTGTGTACCGTTATTTGCTGCGCAGCAACGAGAACGAACTGACTACGCTAAACCTCGAACTTGGGTTTATTCACTCGTATTTTCACTTGCTCCGTACCCGTTTCGGCAGTGGCGTTAGTCTGGAAATAGCGGTAGATCAGGCGTATAACCGAGCCTGGATACCCCCGCTCACGCTCCAGTTGCTGGTTGAAAACGCAGTTAAGCACAACGTTATTCTGGCCGAAGAGCCGCTGGTGATTCGCATTCGAACCAATGATCAGCGCCAGTTGATTGTCGAGAATACGCTGCAACGCAAACCCCTCCGGGTCGATTCAAACGGTGTGGGGCTGTCGAATATCACGGTTAAATACCAGCTGCTTAACCAGCCGGAACCGACGATTGAAGAGGAGGACGGCTGGTTTCGGGTGACATTGCCGCTGCTCGTACCGCAGAACATGCTGGTTCGCCAACAGACGTAG
- a CDS encoding GntR family transcriptional regulator, with protein MDFRDKQAIYLQIADYVCEKIVLGQWPPGDRIPSVRDLGIELEVNPNTVVRTYDFLQQKSIIFNKRGIGYFAADDAPDRIVAYRREQFLETELPAFFRTLYLLNIDMKEIEQRYESFVKAAFT; from the coding sequence ATGGATTTTCGCGATAAACAAGCTATCTATTTACAAATCGCCGACTATGTCTGCGAGAAGATCGTGCTGGGGCAGTGGCCGCCGGGCGACCGTATTCCATCGGTTCGGGATCTGGGTATCGAACTGGAAGTCAACCCGAACACCGTCGTTCGGACCTACGACTTTTTACAGCAGAAAAGCATTATTTTCAACAAGCGGGGCATCGGGTATTTTGCCGCTGACGATGCGCCGGACCGTATTGTCGCGTACCGACGTGAACAATTTCTGGAAACAGAACTTCCCGCTTTCTTTCGAACGCTGTATCTGTTGAACATCGACATGAAAGAGATCGAACAGCGCTACGAATCGTTTGTCAAAGCGGCCTTTACTTAA
- a CDS encoding VOC family protein, producing the protein MKFLDIDLYTADPEGTRRFYTKQLGLDILDESTDQLTLQIGWTRLTFRAVPFPVAPYHFAINVPASTLEVCMHCYPFDYLDTQATGKVIAEFPAWGARACYFYDNNGNLLEFIGRNSLPLDNPNLTIGDLFQGISELGMGTENVPLATRQLRNQFGVPQFNRSIPMSDFNAVGDDNGLFIFSQVGRNWLFTNTPAALNYCRVTFETEPNGALQTLCSYDINQTPVGYAYNYPC; encoded by the coding sequence ATGAAATTCCTCGACATTGACCTTTATACGGCTGACCCTGAAGGCACGCGACGCTTTTACACGAAACAATTAGGTCTGGACATTCTGGACGAGTCAACGGACCAGTTGACCTTACAAATCGGCTGGACTCGGCTAACCTTTCGAGCGGTACCCTTTCCGGTAGCGCCGTATCATTTCGCCATCAATGTACCCGCCAGCACGTTGGAAGTATGTATGCATTGCTACCCGTTCGATTACCTCGACACCCAGGCTACGGGCAAAGTAATTGCCGAATTTCCGGCCTGGGGAGCACGCGCCTGCTACTTCTACGACAACAACGGTAACCTGCTCGAATTCATTGGCAGAAACAGTTTACCACTCGACAATCCGAATCTGACCATTGGCGATTTGTTTCAGGGGATCAGCGAACTGGGCATGGGCACCGAGAACGTTCCACTCGCAACCCGTCAACTCAGAAATCAGTTTGGCGTTCCGCAGTTCAATCGGTCGATTCCGATGTCGGATTTCAACGCGGTCGGTGATGACAATGGTTTGTTTATTTTTTCGCAGGTTGGCCGTAACTGGTTATTTACCAATACGCCTGCCGCGCTAAACTACTGCCGCGTAACCTTCGAAACGGAGCCGAATGGCGCGTTACAAACGCTCTGTAGCTACGACATCAATCAGACACCCGTCGGCTACGCTTACAACTACCCGTGCTGA
- the pth gene encoding aminoacyl-tRNA hydrolase: MAKFLIVGLGNIGPEYALTRHNAGFMVLDRMAAQHGFTFTMNRLAYTAKWQHKGKQLFLIKPTTFMNLSGRAVQYYMKQENIPIENILIVTDDKDLPFGKLRLKPKGSPGGHNGLRNIDEVLSTQEYARLRVGIGSNFQKGRQVDFVLGQFPEDELIQLPDYLDRIADVALAFCTMGIQFAMNNYNQ, translated from the coding sequence ATGGCTAAATTTTTGATCGTCGGCCTCGGTAATATCGGCCCTGAATACGCTCTGACTCGTCACAATGCTGGATTTATGGTTCTCGACCGAATGGCGGCTCAACACGGGTTTACGTTTACAATGAATCGCCTGGCTTATACGGCTAAATGGCAACATAAGGGAAAGCAGTTGTTTCTGATCAAGCCCACGACCTTTATGAATCTCAGCGGCCGTGCCGTTCAGTATTACATGAAGCAGGAAAATATCCCAATCGAGAATATTTTGATTGTCACTGACGATAAAGATCTTCCATTCGGTAAGCTGCGCCTAAAGCCAAAAGGATCGCCGGGAGGTCATAACGGATTACGTAATATCGACGAAGTACTGTCCACTCAAGAGTACGCTCGCTTACGGGTTGGCATAGGCAGTAATTTTCAGAAAGGAAGACAGGTTGATTTCGTCCTGGGGCAGTTTCCAGAAGATGAATTAATCCAACTACCCGACTATTTAGACCGCATAGCCGATGTTGCGCTTGCTTTTTGTACTATGGGCATACAATTTGCGATGAACAATTACAACCAATGA
- a CDS encoding outer membrane beta-barrel protein, whose amino-acid sequence MKTTLYSLTLLLLTLTTSFGQILTRGHVSGQVNTGAGKPLEFATMMLVKAKDSTLVKGAISEATGKYIFENVGAGQYRVAAQQVGYRKMYSAVFVIDEAHPTHEVPALAMTEESKNLTEVNVVAKKPFIEQQVDRTVVNVENSIVASGNTALEVLEKAPGITIDRQNDQIQLKGKSGVIVYIDGKQTYLSQQEVANLLKNTPSDNIASIEIITNPGSKYDAAGNSGIINIKMKKNKNFGTNGTFIVGTGYGWANNLSGVRDDLPKFNTSLNLNHREGKVNLFGNYSYANRQSYNSNQINRAIPYNGTVTYFDQYSSRPSQFIGHSYKAGLDYFVSKKSTVGVLVNGFSNDWSSSGQNNTLISDENYRLTSKPTTKTDAQELLSNITGNVNYKYEFDGKGREWTVDADYVRYNGNNTNNLNTIYYNVDNGMTRPNQDVRNNMPSTINIMAFKTDYVHPMKNGGKFEAGLKSSFVKADNNTIYDTLRQETKQWLFDASRSNQFKYDENINAAYLNYAGQLGKKTKLQMGLRAEHTHSIGTSITLNQTVDRNYLNLFPTLFLSRQLDSTNTLNLSYSRRIDRPDYQNLNPFVFYLDPYTYQKGNPFLRPQYTNSVELTHVYKSAISTTLGFSRTTDFINRETPRQIPAENVTYVTPENLGSLDNINLSISFPVQVAKWWRMQNNISSYYTHYQTFYSGTPYEVKLVSYNLYTSNSFTINKTLSAELSGWYNSASQYGFYRAQPMGAFSLGIQKKVMEGKGNLKLNVNDPFWLNKFSGRAVVQDINFRVRSQWESRRIMLTFTYRFGNQNVKTARQRNSATSAEQSRVGGQN is encoded by the coding sequence ATGAAAACGACTTTATACTCTCTGACGCTACTACTGCTGACGCTGACGACGTCGTTTGGGCAGATTCTGACGCGAGGCCACGTTAGCGGTCAGGTGAATACCGGAGCTGGTAAACCACTGGAATTTGCCACTATGATGCTCGTGAAAGCTAAAGACTCGACGCTTGTAAAAGGAGCAATTAGCGAAGCAACTGGTAAATACATTTTCGAAAACGTTGGGGCTGGTCAATACCGGGTGGCCGCTCAACAGGTCGGTTACCGAAAAATGTACAGTGCTGTATTCGTTATCGACGAAGCACATCCTACGCATGAAGTACCTGCTCTGGCAATGACCGAAGAATCGAAGAACCTGACCGAAGTAAACGTCGTCGCTAAAAAGCCATTCATCGAACAGCAGGTAGACCGTACCGTCGTGAACGTCGAAAACAGCATTGTCGCCAGTGGTAACACCGCGCTGGAAGTGTTGGAGAAAGCACCAGGCATAACAATCGACCGCCAGAATGACCAGATTCAACTGAAAGGCAAATCGGGCGTCATTGTGTACATAGATGGAAAGCAAACCTACCTGTCCCAGCAGGAAGTAGCGAATCTGCTCAAAAATACGCCAAGCGACAACATCGCATCAATTGAGATCATTACGAATCCCGGTTCGAAATATGACGCGGCTGGTAACTCTGGTATCATCAATATCAAGATGAAGAAAAACAAAAACTTCGGAACGAACGGCACGTTCATCGTTGGCACGGGTTACGGCTGGGCCAATAACCTGAGCGGTGTTCGCGACGACTTACCGAAGTTTAACACGTCTCTGAACCTGAACCATCGCGAAGGCAAAGTCAATCTGTTTGGAAATTACAGCTACGCAAATCGCCAGAGCTACAACAGCAACCAGATTAACCGGGCAATTCCTTACAATGGTACCGTAACTTACTTTGATCAGTATTCGTCGCGACCAAGCCAGTTTATCGGCCATTCGTACAAAGCCGGTCTCGACTATTTTGTCAGCAAAAAAAGTACGGTGGGCGTTTTGGTGAATGGTTTCTCCAATGACTGGAGTTCGTCGGGTCAGAATAACACGTTGATCAGTGATGAAAACTACCGCCTGACTAGCAAGCCTACAACAAAAACTGACGCGCAGGAGCTTCTGTCGAACATAACGGGTAACGTTAATTACAAGTACGAGTTCGATGGTAAAGGTCGTGAATGGACTGTTGATGCCGATTACGTTCGCTACAACGGTAACAATACCAACAACTTGAATACGATCTACTACAATGTTGACAATGGCATGACTCGCCCGAATCAGGATGTGCGGAACAACATGCCATCAACCATCAACATCATGGCGTTCAAGACGGACTACGTTCATCCGATGAAAAACGGGGGCAAGTTCGAAGCTGGTTTGAAAAGCAGTTTTGTAAAAGCCGATAATAACACGATCTATGATACCCTCCGGCAGGAAACAAAACAGTGGTTGTTCGATGCGAGTCGTTCGAATCAGTTCAAATACGACGAAAATATCAACGCGGCTTATCTGAACTATGCCGGACAGCTAGGTAAGAAAACCAAATTACAGATGGGTCTGCGGGCCGAACACACGCACTCAATCGGTACGTCCATTACGCTCAATCAGACCGTGGATCGCAACTACCTGAATCTGTTCCCAACGCTGTTTTTATCGCGACAGTTGGATTCGACCAACACGTTGAATCTGTCGTACAGCCGCCGGATCGACCGTCCCGATTATCAGAACCTTAACCCATTTGTGTTTTATCTGGACCCGTATACCTACCAAAAAGGAAACCCGTTCCTGCGGCCTCAGTACACGAACTCCGTTGAGCTAACCCACGTCTACAAGAGCGCTATTTCGACGACATTAGGTTTTAGCCGCACGACGGATTTCATCAACCGCGAAACACCCCGCCAGATTCCCGCCGAAAACGTTACGTACGTAACGCCCGAAAACCTAGGCTCGCTGGACAATATCAACTTGAGTATCAGCTTCCCGGTACAAGTGGCGAAGTGGTGGCGGATGCAGAACAATATCAGCTCCTACTATACACACTACCAAACATTCTACTCGGGAACACCTTACGAAGTGAAGTTGGTATCGTACAATCTGTACACGTCTAACAGCTTTACAATCAATAAAACGCTTTCTGCTGAATTGTCAGGCTGGTACAACTCAGCGTCACAATACGGGTTCTACCGGGCTCAGCCGATGGGCGCTTTCAGCCTGGGCATTCAGAAAAAAGTAATGGAAGGCAAAGGCAATCTCAAACTGAATGTCAACGACCCGTTCTGGCTAAATAAGTTTAGTGGTCGGGCAGTCGTACAGGATATCAACTTCCGCGTTCGTTCGCAGTGGGAAAGCCGCCGGATCATGCTAACGTTCACCTATCGATTTGGTAATCAGAATGTGAAAACTGCCCGGCAACGCAATTCCGCGACATCGGCCGAACAAAGCCGGGTAGGCGGACAAAATTAA
- a CDS encoding ATP-binding cassette domain-containing protein has translation MITLNQLTFGYSAKKLLFQDLTVSLHPGTIYGLLGKNGAGKSSLLRLMGGLLYPTAGQVRVVGFEPRQRQPAFLQELYFIPEEIYLPPVTLQRYIDTMGPFYPNFSEAQFRRYLSEFDVPQDRKLTAMSYGQKKKVVISFGLATNTRILLMDEPTNGLDIPSKSQFRKIVASALADDRLMLISTHQVRDLDNLIDAVIVLDENEILINHSLAEISDRLLFNTVSTVSEPDSVLYTEPSLRGHAVVMENRNHEESKIDLERLFNTAVSNRKRIKTLFRP, from the coding sequence ATGATTACTCTAAACCAATTGACTTTTGGCTATAGCGCGAAGAAATTACTCTTTCAGGATTTGACGGTTTCGCTTCACCCAGGTACCATTTATGGTTTGCTCGGAAAAAATGGGGCAGGTAAATCCAGCCTACTGCGACTCATGGGGGGTCTACTCTACCCCACCGCTGGTCAGGTTCGCGTAGTAGGATTTGAGCCCCGGCAGCGTCAACCTGCTTTTCTACAAGAATTGTATTTCATCCCGGAAGAAATCTATCTGCCGCCGGTGACACTACAACGGTACATTGACACGATGGGACCGTTTTATCCGAATTTCAGCGAGGCTCAGTTCAGACGGTATCTATCGGAGTTCGATGTTCCACAAGACCGCAAGCTGACGGCGATGTCGTATGGTCAGAAAAAGAAAGTGGTCATCAGTTTTGGCCTGGCGACGAATACGCGCATACTACTCATGGATGAGCCTACCAATGGACTCGATATTCCTTCAAAAAGCCAGTTTCGCAAAATAGTCGCTTCGGCTCTGGCCGACGACCGACTTATGCTGATTTCTACGCATCAGGTTCGTGATCTGGACAACCTGATCGACGCCGTTATTGTCCTGGATGAAAACGAGATTTTGATCAACCACTCCCTGGCTGAGATAAGCGACCGACTTTTATTCAACACCGTTTCAACCGTTTCAGAGCCAGACTCCGTACTCTACACAGAACCGTCATTGCGAGGCCATGCCGTTGTGATGGAAAACCGGAATCACGAAGAAAGCAAAATAGATCTAGAACGGCTCTTCAACACAGCCGTTAGCAACCGGAAACGAATCAAAACCCTTTTTCGCCCCTAA
- a CDS encoding class I SAM-dependent methyltransferase, producing the protein MTDQTPSDRATMPAAHNPVIERRTVNNANRNLLKYLRPGISVLDVGCGSGAITRSIAEKVGVEGRVLGIDPNAKLIEQARQHTDRSGLDFQLGDVYTFDTDERFDLVTCARTLQWLANPKAALINMKRLLKPGGFLAILDFNHEKIHWEPEPPHTMKQFYAAFLRWRQDAGFDNAIADHLAELMEAVGLIDIRVEDQSELSKKLLPTFAVDSRLWAEVAELRGPQLVESGYITDEQRLQAIVDYDTWIATVGESMTVYMLAVEGRQLEEK; encoded by the coding sequence ATGACCGACCAAACACCCTCTGACCGGGCGACCATGCCTGCTGCGCACAACCCAGTCATTGAACGCCGAACCGTCAACAACGCGAATCGCAATCTGCTCAAATACCTGCGACCGGGGATCTCGGTGCTTGATGTTGGTTGTGGATCGGGTGCTATCACGCGCAGTATTGCCGAGAAAGTAGGCGTTGAGGGTCGCGTACTGGGTATTGATCCTAACGCCAAACTTATTGAACAGGCGCGTCAGCATACGGATAGATCGGGGCTTGATTTTCAGCTGGGCGATGTGTACACGTTCGATACCGACGAGCGATTTGATCTGGTAACCTGCGCTCGAACGCTGCAATGGCTAGCTAATCCCAAAGCCGCGTTGATTAATATGAAGCGATTGCTTAAACCGGGTGGGTTTCTGGCAATCCTCGATTTTAACCATGAAAAAATTCACTGGGAGCCTGAACCGCCCCATACCATGAAACAGTTCTACGCTGCTTTTCTGAGGTGGCGGCAGGATGCTGGTTTTGATAACGCCATTGCTGATCACCTGGCCGAACTGATGGAGGCTGTTGGGTTGATCGACATTCGGGTAGAAGATCAGTCTGAATTGTCAAAAAAGCTGCTACCGACATTCGCCGTAGACAGTCGCTTATGGGCCGAAGTAGCGGAGTTACGCGGTCCTCAGTTGGTCGAGTCGGGGTACATCACTGACGAGCAGCGTTTGCAAGCCATTGTTGATTACGATACCTGGATTGCTACCGTCGGAGAGTCGATGACGGTTTATATGCTGGCGGTAGAGGGGAGACAGCTGGAGGAAAAATAA